One genomic segment of Elgaria multicarinata webbii isolate HBS135686 ecotype San Diego chromosome 21, rElgMul1.1.pri, whole genome shotgun sequence includes these proteins:
- the PIP5K1A gene encoding phosphatidylinositol 4-phosphate 5-kinase type-1 alpha isoform X4: MDVSSISSFRRPSLSTTSSALKGAIQLGITHTVGSLSTKPERDVLMQDFYVVESIFFPSEGSNLTPAHHYNDFRFKTYAPVAFRYFRELFGIRPDDYLCSLCSEALIELSNSGASGSIFYVSSDDEFIIKTVQHKEAEFLQKLLPGYYMNLNQNPRTLLPKFFGLYCVQAGGKNIRIVVMNNLLPRSVRMHQKYDLKGSTYKRRASQKEREKVFPTYKDLDFMQELHDGLFLDADMYSALCKTLQRDCLVLQSFKIMDYSLLVAVHNLDLAQRERAIVDGAAQADTRRPAAQKALYSTAMESIQGEARRGGTIETDDQMGGIPARNAKGERLLLYVGIIDVLQSYRFIKKLEHSWKALVHDGDTVSVHRPSFYAERFQRFMCNVVFKKIPLKSSPSKKSRSGAAPPRRPGQSGAPYQTQAVCETKVQVTMEAEGEQGSQLGRPDLLPRTPPVEEANSDSAATTLSTSSLGSRGHDSPANRSLGFEVCKSGTSADSTLIVLESCSPSASPGPSVPGRPSELTEQFEDLPETEISF, translated from the exons ACCACTTCATCGGCCCTCAAAGGTGCCATCCAGCTTGGGATCACCCACACCGTCGGGAGCCTGAGCACCAAGCCTGAGCGCGACGTCCTCATGCAAGATTTCTACGTCGTGGAAAGCATCTTCTTCCCGAG cGAAGGCAGCAACCTGACGCCAGCCCATCACTACAATGACTTCCGCTTCAAGACTTACGCCCCCGTCGCGTTCCGTTATTTCCGCGAGCTCTTTGGGATCCGGCCGGACGACTACTTG TGTTCCCTGTGCAGTGAGGCCCTGATTGAGCTCTCCAACTCCGGGGCCAGCGGCTCCATCTTCTACGTCTCCAGCGATGACGAGTTCATCATCAAAACAGTCCAGCACAAAGAAGCCGAATTCTTGCAGAAGCTGCTGCCGGGTTACTACATG aacTTGAATCAGAACCCCCGGACCTTGCTGCCCAAATTCTTTGGCCTCTACTGCGTGCAGGCTGGGGGGAAGAACATCCGGATCGTGGTGATGAACAACCTGCTGCCCCGGTCGGTGCGCATGCACCAGAAGTACGACCTGAAAGGCTCCACCTACAAACGCCGGGCGTCCCAGAAGGAGCGCGAGAAAGTCTTCCCCACCTACAAGGACCTGGACTTCATGCAAGAACTCCATGATGGCCTTTTCCTAGACGCCGACATGTACAGTGCCTTGTGCAAGACGCTACAGAGGGACTGCCTG GTTTTGCAGAGTTTCAAAATCATGGATTACAGCTTGCTCGTGGCAGTCCACAACCTTGACCTGGCTCAGCGGGAACGGGCCATCGTGGACGGGGCGGCCCAAGCCGACACGCGGCGACCGGCGGCCCAGAAGGCGCTCTACTCCACGGCGATGGAATCCATCCAAGGGGAGGCCCGGCGAGGCGGCACTATCGAGACGGACGACCA GATGGGCGGGATCCCGGCCCGAAACGCCAAGGGAGAGAGGCTGCTTCTTTACGTGGGGATCATCGACGTTCTGCAGTCCTACAG GTTCATTAAGAAGCTAGAGCATTCGTGGAAAGCGCTTGTTCACGATGGG GACACGGTGTCGGTTCACAGGCCCAGTTTTTACGCGGAGAGGTTCCAGCGGTTCATGTGTAACGTCGTATTCAAGAAAATCCCTT TAAAATCCTCCCCTTCGAAAAAGAGCCGGTCTGGCGCAGCACCTCCCCGGCGGCCGGGCCAAAGCGGAGCCCCTTACCAGACGCAGGCCGTGTGCGAAACAAAAGTGCAGGTCACGATGGAGGCGGAAGGCGAGCAAG gttccCAGCTGGGCCGCCCGGACCTTCTGCCTCGCACTCCCCCCGTCGAGGAAGCCAACAGCGACTCGGCGGCCACCACCCTCTCCACTTCCTCTTTGGGGAGCAGAGGCCACGATTCCCCGGCCAACAG GTCGCTAGGATTTGAAGTCTGCAAGTCAGGTACCTCAGCGGATTCGACGCTAATCGTTCTGGAAAGCTGTTCCCCTAG tgcttctccaggaccctccGTCCCCGGACGGCCGTCTGAGCTGACGGAGCAGTTCGAAGATTTGCCAGAGACCGAGATCAGCTTT TGA